A single window of Macaca mulatta isolate MMU2019108-1 chromosome 9, T2T-MMU8v2.0, whole genome shotgun sequence DNA harbors:
- the LOC144331357 gene encoding uncharacterized protein LOC144331357, which produces MPFPPTPPSFKLPRPSRSPAFSLQPRRNGALSEPSRVAGGVPSWVTGREAEASLFCRVQARPSPWPLPPRHQDPRLPGPGCSPTSWALRLPAPRMRVGRPQGRCAELAEPPRVGALSPGCAARAPGLGET; this is translated from the coding sequence ATGCCGTTCCCGCCGACCCCGCCCAGCTTCAAGCTCCCGCGCCCATCGCGGTCTCCCGCCTTCTCCCTGCAGCCCCGGAGAAACGGGGCTCTCAGCGAGCCTTCGCGGGTGGCAGGCGGGGTCCCCTCCTGGGTCACAGGCCGGGAAGCCGAGGCCTCGCTGTTCTGCAGAGTTCAGGCGCGACCCAGCCCGTGGCCTTTGCCTCCTCGTCACCAGGATCCCCGCCTGCCGGGGCCTGGCTGCTCCCCGACTTCGTGGGCGCTGCGCCTTCCCGCCCCGCGAATGCGTGTGGGGCGTCCCCAAGGCCGGTGCGCTGAGCTAGCCGAGCCGCCGCGGGTGGGCGCCCTCTCCCCTGGCTGTGCCGCGCGGGCGCCAGGACTCGGGGAGACCTGA